A genome region from bacterium includes the following:
- a CDS encoding M20 family peptidase, which yields MRRLLAVLAAGIAVLAAVLVVRTLGVRSKQVAVAPVAPLAIDAAAAAERLAGALRLRTVSHQDPADFDGGQFRALHDYLARQFPRVHQTLRREAVNDYSLLYTWPGGGDGRPALLLAHLDVVPVDPSSEASWVHPPFAGAIADGYVWGRGAVDDKGSALAILEAIEHLLAAGYQPPRTVMLAFGHDEELLGEQGAQAMAALLKARGVSPEFVLDEGGSILEGLFPGVASPVASVGMAEKGYVSVELTVDGSGGHSSIPPRRTAVGQLSAAIDRLEEQRMPANIDAAMRRSFEYIGPEMIPPMRLVFANLWLFRPLVEWQMAQAPRTDAILRTTTAPTMFHAGVKENQLPTSARAVVNFRILPGDTIDDVLAHVGRVVADPQVQVRVLGRADDPSPVSDVDAPAFAYLNRTIRSVNPDAVVAPFLVLGATDARFYSGLTPNVYRFLPMRTRPDDVPRFHGLNERIGIDNYVGMIRFYAELLGNLHALEGRAPAPPPDAASE from the coding sequence TTGAGACGACTGTTGGCGGTGCTCGCCGCCGGGATCGCCGTCCTGGCCGCGGTGCTGGTGGTACGCACCCTGGGCGTGCGCTCGAAGCAGGTGGCCGTCGCCCCGGTGGCGCCGCTGGCGATCGATGCCGCGGCGGCGGCCGAACGCCTCGCCGGGGCGCTGCGGCTGCGCACCGTCTCGCACCAGGATCCGGCCGACTTCGACGGCGGCCAGTTCCGTGCCCTGCACGACTACCTGGCGCGACAGTTCCCGCGCGTACACCAGACGCTGCGGCGCGAGGCGGTCAACGACTACAGCCTGCTCTACACCTGGCCGGGCGGCGGCGACGGCAGGCCGGCGCTGCTGCTGGCGCACCTCGACGTCGTGCCGGTGGATCCGAGCAGCGAGGCGAGCTGGGTGCATCCGCCGTTCGCGGGCGCCATCGCCGACGGCTACGTCTGGGGCCGCGGCGCGGTGGACGACAAGGGCAGCGCCCTCGCCATCCTCGAGGCGATCGAGCATCTGCTGGCCGCCGGCTACCAGCCGCCGCGCACCGTGATGCTGGCGTTCGGCCACGACGAGGAGCTGCTCGGCGAGCAGGGCGCGCAGGCGATGGCGGCGCTGCTGAAGGCGCGCGGCGTCAGCCCCGAATTCGTGCTCGACGAGGGCGGCTCCATCCTCGAGGGCCTGTTCCCCGGCGTCGCCAGCCCGGTGGCCTCGGTCGGCATGGCGGAGAAGGGCTACGTGAGCGTCGAGCTGACGGTCGACGGCAGCGGCGGCCATTCCTCGATCCCGCCGCGCCGCACCGCCGTCGGCCAGCTCAGCGCCGCCATCGACCGCCTCGAGGAGCAGCGCATGCCGGCCAACATCGACGCCGCCATGCGCCGCAGCTTCGAGTACATCGGCCCGGAGATGATCCCGCCGATGCGCCTGGTGTTCGCCAACCTGTGGCTGTTCCGGCCGCTGGTGGAATGGCAGATGGCGCAGGCGCCGCGCACCGACGCCATTCTCCGCACCACCACCGCGCCGACCATGTTCCACGCCGGGGTGAAGGAGAACCAGCTCCCCACCTCGGCCCGCGCCGTCGTCAACTTCCGCATCCTGCCCGGCGACACCATCGACGACGTGCTGGCGCACGTCGGCCGCGTCGTCGCCGACCCGCAGGTGCAGGTGCGCGTGCTCGGCCGGGCCGACGACCCGTCGCCGGTGTCGGACGTCGACGCGCCGGCGTTCGCCTACCTCAACCGGACCATCCGGTCGGTGAATCCCGACGCCGTCGTCGCTCCGTTCCTGGTGCTCGGCGCCACCGACGCCCGCTTCTACAGCGGCCTCACCCCCAACGTGTACCGCTTTCTCCCCATGCGCACCCGTCCCGATGACGTGCCGCGCTTCCACGGCCTGAACGAGCGCATCGGCATCGACAACTACGTCGGCATGATCCGCTTCTACGCCGAGCTCCTGGGCAACCTCCACGCCCTGGAGGGCCGCGCTCCCGCGCCGCCGCCCGACGCGGCGTCGGAGTAG
- a CDS encoding response regulator transcription factor, which translates to MTVRSGDTQAAEGEAPTLFVVDGDAAVRAALARAAASVELRAEGFRDGAAALAGIDRERAGCLVLDLRLPDGDGFALIDALRERGVVLPVIMATAFADVPTAVRALRAGVYDFFEKPVSAQALLERVQAAIVEDAAERESGQRLLDFAGRLARLTPREREVLALVIAGGSSRSIAGVLALSPKTVETHRAKLMAKTGVSSLAELIRLGLLVRLQAGSLAGDPLAAYGTPPQGGSRR; encoded by the coding sequence ATGACGGTCAGATCTGGGGACACGCAGGCCGCCGAGGGGGAAGCGCCGACGCTGTTCGTGGTCGACGGCGACGCCGCCGTGCGCGCCGCGCTCGCCCGCGCCGCGGCGTCGGTCGAGCTGCGCGCCGAGGGCTTTCGCGACGGCGCCGCGGCGCTCGCCGGCATCGACCGCGAGCGCGCCGGGTGCCTGGTGCTCGATCTGCGCCTGCCGGACGGCGACGGCTTCGCGCTCATCGACGCGCTGCGCGAGCGCGGCGTCGTGCTGCCGGTCATCATGGCGACCGCCTTCGCCGATGTGCCGACCGCGGTGCGGGCGCTGCGCGCCGGCGTCTACGACTTCTTCGAGAAGCCGGTGTCGGCGCAGGCGCTGCTCGAGCGCGTCCAGGCGGCGATCGTCGAGGACGCCGCCGAGCGCGAGAGCGGGCAGCGCCTGCTCGACTTCGCCGGTCGCCTGGCGCGGCTGACGCCGCGCGAGCGCGAGGTGCTGGCGCTGGTGATCGCCGGCGGCTCGAGCCGCAGCATCGCCGGCGTCCTGGCGCTCAGCCCCAAGACCGTGGAGACGCATCGCGCCAAGCTGATGGCGAAGACCGGCGTCTCGTCGCTCGCCGAGCTGATCCGCCTCGGCCTGCTGGTGCGGCTGCAGGCCGGCAGCCTTGCCGGCGATCCCTTGGCGGCGTATGGCACGCCGCCGCAAGGGGGATCGCGCCGTTGA
- the prmC gene encoding peptide chain release factor N(5)-glutamine methyltransferase: MTAAALLRAASERLAAAGIETARLDAEVLLAHALGIGRAALYARLREPADGAGFEALLARRLRREPIAYIVGEQELWSLPFLVTPDVLIPRPETELLIATGLRWIAALPRGRAPATALDLGTGSGCIAVALAHELPALVLAAVDLSPAALAVARRNAQRHGVAERIRFLAGDLYEPLSAGATFDLIVSNPPYLAPGDAASPETACEPPTALFAGADGLDVIRRVVAGAPSRLAPAGALLVEIGAGQAAAAQALAAAAGLAARVAPDLAGIPRLLVAQHPGSAGEPAPEMGRGG, translated from the coding sequence ATGACCGCCGCCGCGCTGTTGCGCGCGGCCAGCGAGCGGCTGGCCGCCGCCGGCATCGAGACGGCGCGGCTCGACGCCGAGGTCCTGCTGGCGCACGCCCTGGGGATCGGGCGCGCGGCGCTGTACGCGCGGCTGCGGGAGCCGGCCGACGGGGCGGGATTCGAGGCGTTGCTCGCGCGCCGCCTGCGCCGCGAGCCGATCGCGTACATCGTCGGCGAGCAGGAGCTCTGGTCGCTGCCGTTCCTCGTCACGCCCGACGTGCTGATTCCGCGCCCGGAAACCGAGCTGCTCATCGCCACCGGCCTGCGCTGGATCGCCGCGCTCCCGCGCGGCCGTGCTCCCGCGACCGCGCTCGACCTCGGCACCGGATCGGGCTGCATCGCCGTCGCGCTCGCCCACGAGTTGCCCGCGCTCGTCCTGGCCGCCGTCGACCTCTCGCCGGCGGCGCTCGCGGTGGCGCGGCGCAATGCGCAACGCCACGGCGTCGCCGAACGCATCCGCTTCCTCGCCGGCGACCTCTACGAGCCGTTGTCGGCCGGCGCCACCTTCGATCTCATCGTCAGCAACCCGCCGTACCTGGCGCCCGGCGACGCCGCCTCGCCGGAGACCGCCTGCGAGCCGCCGACCGCTCTGTTCGCCGGCGCCGACGGCCTCGACGTCATCCGCCGCGTCGTCGCCGGCGCGCCGTCCCGCCTGGCGCCGGCGGGCGCGCTGCTGGTCGAGATCGGCGCCGGCCAGGCGGCGGCGGCGCAGGCGCTGGCCGCCGCGGCGGGGCTGGCGGCGCGCGTCGCGCCGGACCTGGCTGGCATTCCGCGCCTGCTCGTTGCACAACACCCCGGGAGCGCGGGCGAGCCCGCGCCCGAGATGGGCAGGGGAGGCTGA
- a CDS encoding GxxExxY protein, whose amino-acid sequence MDTDALTSRIIGCAMTISRELGCGFLESVYRRALGHSLSKTGLLVEPERRFTVVYDGVVVGEYRADLVIGGQVIVEVKALRAIEPAHHAQLLNYLKAARLRVGLLLNFGTPRLGIKRMVM is encoded by the coding sequence ATGGACACTGATGCGCTGACCAGCAGGATCATTGGATGCGCCATGACGATCAGTCGGGAGCTCGGGTGCGGGTTTCTCGAGAGTGTCTATCGGCGCGCGCTGGGGCATTCGTTGTCCAAGACCGGCCTGCTGGTCGAGCCGGAGCGTCGATTCACGGTCGTGTACGACGGCGTCGTCGTCGGGGAGTACCGGGCTGACCTCGTGATCGGCGGCCAGGTGATCGTCGAGGTGAAGGCCCTGCGCGCCATCGAGCCCGCGCACCACGCACAACTCCTCAACTATCTGAAGGCGGCGCGCCTGCGAGTCGGCCTGCTTCTGAACTTCGGAACGCCCCGCCTGGGCATCAAACGCATGGTGATGTGA
- the prfA gene encoding peptide chain release factor 1 has protein sequence MLDKLEDVERRYVDLEERLIDPSLAGGGKDFARLAKERAELEPIVAAYREWKAVTHDIEGHRQLLESGDADLRELVKAELPELRTRAEALQQRLTVLLLPRDPNDERNVVLEIRAGTGGDEASLFAADLFRMYSRYAERQGWKVEVLSANATGLGGFKEVIALIAGQGAYSRLKFEGGVHRVQRVPATEASGRIHTSAVTVAVLPEAEDVEVDIDEARELRIDVYRSSGPGGQSVNTTDSAVRVTHLPTGLVVACQDEKSQHKNKAKALKILRARLLERAQAEQAAAVAESRRGMVGSGDRSERVRTYNFPQGRVTDHRINLTLYSLDKVIDGDIQPLIDGLITHHQAEQLQAAGE, from the coding sequence ATGCTGGACAAGCTGGAAGACGTCGAACGCCGCTACGTCGATCTCGAGGAGCGGCTCATCGATCCGTCCCTGGCGGGAGGGGGCAAGGACTTCGCCCGCCTCGCCAAGGAGCGGGCCGAGCTCGAGCCGATCGTCGCCGCCTACCGCGAGTGGAAGGCGGTCACGCACGACATCGAGGGGCACCGGCAGCTCCTCGAATCGGGCGACGCCGACCTCCGCGAGCTGGTCAAGGCCGAGCTGCCCGAGCTGCGCACCCGCGCCGAGGCGTTGCAGCAACGGCTCACCGTCCTCCTGCTGCCCCGGGATCCCAACGACGAGCGCAACGTCGTGCTCGAGATCCGCGCCGGCACCGGCGGCGACGAGGCGAGCCTGTTCGCCGCCGACCTGTTCCGCATGTACAGCCGCTATGCCGAGCGCCAGGGCTGGAAGGTCGAGGTGCTGAGCGCCAACGCCACCGGCCTCGGCGGCTTCAAGGAAGTGATCGCGCTGATCGCGGGGCAGGGCGCCTACAGCCGGCTCAAGTTCGAGGGCGGCGTGCACCGCGTGCAGCGGGTGCCGGCGACCGAGGCGTCGGGCCGCATCCACACCTCGGCGGTGACCGTGGCGGTGCTGCCGGAGGCCGAGGACGTCGAGGTGGACATCGACGAGGCGCGCGAGCTGCGCATCGACGTCTACCGCTCGTCGGGGCCCGGCGGGCAGAGCGTGAACACCACCGACTCCGCGGTGCGCGTCACCCACCTGCCGACCGGCCTCGTCGTCGCCTGCCAGGACGAGAAGTCGCAGCACAAGAACAAGGCGAAGGCGCTGAAGATCCTGCGCGCCCGTCTGCTCGAGCGGGCGCAGGCCGAGCAGGCGGCGGCGGTGGCGGAGAGCCGGCGCGGCATGGTCGGCAGCGGCGACCGCTCGGAGCGGGTGCGGACCTACAACTTCCCGCAGGGCCGGGTCACCGATCACCGCATCAACCTCACCCTCTACAGCCTCGACAAGGTCATCGACGGCGACATCCAGCCGCTGATCGACGGCCTGATCACCCACCACCAGGCGGAGCAACTGCAGGCGGCGGGCGAATGA
- a CDS encoding substrate-binding domain-containing protein, which translates to MPNNRPLLVTILLVVLLAGCSRPAEGPRARRFAFIPKALHIPVFEYARIGAEREAKKLGVEILWRGPESTDEIRQKEILESFIAQRVDGIAISCLNGDLLTDAIDRAVADGIPVVTWDSDAPKSRRQAFYGVDDVEGGRALGEGLAALLGGRGRVAIITALGADNLQKRLAGARAALAAHPEITVVEEFDVKDDAVRVAEIIASATQRYPDLDGWLSVGGWPVFVRNALDPVDPARTRVVAFDTIPPAPDLLRAGKVQLLVGQKYFGWGEESVKLLAQLADGHPPSRVLNYSGIDVVTRDTLDAYLAQWRQWETPMDADGHR; encoded by the coding sequence GTGCCCAACAACCGACCGCTGCTCGTCACCATTCTCCTCGTCGTCCTCCTCGCCGGCTGTTCGCGGCCGGCGGAGGGGCCGCGGGCGCGGCGCTTCGCGTTCATTCCCAAGGCGTTGCACATCCCGGTGTTCGAGTACGCGCGGATCGGCGCCGAGCGGGAGGCGAAGAAGCTCGGGGTCGAGATCCTGTGGCGCGGGCCGGAGAGCACGGACGAGATCCGGCAGAAGGAGATCCTCGAGTCGTTCATCGCCCAGCGGGTCGACGGCATCGCCATCTCGTGCCTGAACGGCGATCTGCTGACCGACGCCATCGACCGCGCCGTCGCCGATGGCATCCCGGTGGTGACCTGGGACTCGGACGCGCCGAAGAGCCGGCGGCAGGCGTTCTACGGCGTCGACGACGTCGAGGGCGGCCGCGCCCTCGGCGAGGGGTTGGCGGCGCTGCTCGGCGGCCGCGGCCGGGTGGCGATCATCACCGCCCTCGGCGCCGACAACCTGCAGAAGCGCCTGGCCGGGGCGCGGGCCGCGCTGGCGGCCCACCCGGAGATCACGGTGGTGGAGGAGTTCGACGTCAAGGACGACGCGGTGCGCGTCGCCGAGATCATCGCCTCCGCGACCCAGCGCTACCCCGACCTCGACGGCTGGCTGTCGGTCGGCGGCTGGCCGGTGTTCGTCCGCAACGCCCTCGACCCGGTGGACCCGGCGAGGACCAGGGTGGTCGCCTTCGACACCATCCCTCCGGCCCCCGACCTGCTGCGCGCCGGCAAGGTGCAACTGCTGGTGGGGCAGAAGTACTTCGGCTGGGGCGAGGAATCGGTGAAGCTGCTCGCGCAGCTCGCCGACGGCCACCCGCCGTCACGGGTCCTCAACTACTCCGGCATCGACGTCGTCACCCGCGACACCCTCGATGCCTATCTGGCGCAGTGGCGCCAGTGGGAGACACCGATGGACGCCGATGGCCACAGATGA
- a CDS encoding PAS domain-containing protein has translation MRQATRRLTGRRQLAGYLLALLGSGAIVGLRAVLGGSFAHNPALNLFLIPVMLSAYVGGLAPGLFATALVAVVTRWFFLVPLRDLALERPGDELRWLVLVGGSLLVCALTEALQRARWRAELALREEAALRAQVAGVAASMPGLLSTFRLRPDGTGDMPYNSPRFREIYGIDPALVVHDAAPLLALIDPEDAPAVSDSLIESGRTMKPWHVRYRIHHPERGVRWLETWSMPTREADGSLLWSGYVVDVTDRIRLEQALREGEERLTLALEATRTGVWEWNVDSNAVFWSSMCFAITGVDNFAGDFAAFARLLHPDDAERVTDAIQGAVAARSSFQAEFRIVRPDGEVRWLHNLGRTECDGEGRPRRMIGTVRDITEAKRAEESRLRSQKLEALGTLSGGIAHDFNNILLAINGNARLAAADLPPHHPAQESLAQIARAGTRAADLVRQIVAFSRAEAPRRERIDVGAVVGEAIQLVRSILPPLVEVSSHAEPGLPPVVADSTQVHEVVVNLATNAADAIGPAGGRIEFRLDAVALDDAHADRALGLPPGRYVRLQARDTGHGMAPAVVERIFDPFYTTKGPGGGTGLGLSVVHGIVAGCGGAIAVDTAPGQGTTFRIYLPAAARERAAAAPRPAPAARGAGERVLYVDDDEMLVVLISRVLGKLGYQVSGYRDPTQALRDLRANPDLCDAVVTDLSMPGMSGIRLARELLALRPDLPVLMTTGYVRAGDEAAVREAGVRALILKPNTVDELGSALDAVLRGQRAAPAAAAVSSR, from the coding sequence GTGAGGCAAGCGACACGGCGACTGACGGGGCGACGGCAACTGGCCGGTTATCTGCTCGCGCTGCTCGGCAGTGGCGCCATCGTCGGCCTGCGGGCGGTGCTGGGCGGCAGCTTCGCCCACAATCCGGCGCTCAACCTCTTCCTGATCCCGGTGATGCTGTCCGCCTATGTCGGCGGGCTCGCGCCCGGCCTGTTCGCCACCGCGCTCGTCGCCGTCGTCACGCGCTGGTTCTTCCTCGTTCCGCTGCGCGACCTGGCGCTCGAACGCCCGGGCGACGAATTGCGCTGGCTGGTGCTGGTCGGCGGGTCGCTCCTCGTCTGCGCCCTCACCGAGGCGCTGCAGCGGGCTCGCTGGCGAGCCGAATTGGCGTTGCGCGAGGAGGCGGCCCTGCGCGCGCAGGTGGCCGGCGTCGCGGCATCGATGCCCGGCCTCCTCAGCACCTTCCGGCTGCGCCCCGACGGCACTGGCGACATGCCGTACAACAGCCCGCGCTTCCGCGAGATCTACGGCATCGACCCGGCGCTGGTCGTCCACGATGCCGCGCCGCTCCTGGCGCTGATCGACCCCGAGGACGCGCCCGCGGTCAGCGACAGTCTGATCGAATCGGGCCGGACGATGAAGCCCTGGCACGTGCGGTACCGCATCCACCATCCCGAGCGCGGCGTGCGCTGGCTCGAGACCTGGTCGATGCCGACCCGCGAGGCGGACGGCAGCCTGTTGTGGTCCGGCTACGTGGTCGACGTCACCGACCGCATCCGCCTCGAGCAGGCGTTGCGCGAGGGCGAGGAGCGCCTGACCCTGGCCCTGGAGGCGACCCGGACCGGGGTGTGGGAGTGGAACGTCGACTCCAACGCGGTGTTCTGGTCCTCGATGTGCTTCGCCATCACCGGCGTCGACAACTTCGCCGGCGACTTCGCCGCCTTCGCCCGCCTGCTCCACCCCGACGACGCGGAGCGGGTCACCGACGCCATTCAGGGCGCCGTGGCGGCGCGCTCGTCGTTCCAGGCCGAATTCCGCATCGTCCGCCCGGACGGCGAGGTCCGCTGGCTGCACAACCTCGGGCGCACCGAGTGCGATGGCGAGGGGCGGCCGCGGCGGATGATCGGCACGGTGCGCGACATCACCGAGGCCAAACGCGCCGAGGAGTCGCGCCTGCGCTCGCAGAAGCTGGAGGCGCTCGGCACCCTGTCCGGCGGCATCGCCCACGACTTCAACAACATCCTGCTGGCGATCAACGGCAACGCCCGGCTCGCCGCCGCCGATCTGCCGCCCCACCATCCGGCCCAGGAGAGCCTGGCGCAGATCGCCCGCGCCGGGACGCGCGCCGCCGACCTGGTGCGGCAGATCGTCGCCTTCAGCCGCGCCGAGGCGCCGCGGCGCGAGCGCATCGACGTCGGCGCCGTGGTCGGCGAGGCGATCCAGCTCGTGCGCTCGATCCTGCCGCCGCTGGTGGAGGTGTCCAGCCACGCCGAGCCGGGGCTGCCGCCGGTCGTCGCCGATTCGACCCAGGTGCACGAGGTGGTCGTCAATCTCGCCACCAACGCCGCCGACGCGATCGGGCCGGCCGGCGGCCGCATCGAGTTTCGCCTCGACGCCGTCGCGCTCGACGACGCCCACGCCGATCGCGCCCTCGGCCTGCCGCCCGGGCGCTACGTGCGCCTGCAGGCGCGCGACACCGGCCACGGCATGGCGCCGGCCGTCGTCGAGCGCATCTTCGACCCGTTCTACACCACCAAGGGCCCGGGCGGCGGCACCGGCCTCGGGCTCTCGGTCGTCCACGGCATCGTCGCCGGCTGTGGCGGCGCGATCGCCGTCGACACGGCGCCCGGCCAGGGCACGACGTTCCGCATCTACCTCCCTGCGGCGGCCCGCGAGCGCGCCGCCGCCGCCCCCCGCCCGGCACCGGCGGCGCGCGGCGCCGGCGAGCGGGTGTTGTACGTCGACGACGACGAGATGCTGGTGGTCCTGATCAGCCGCGTCCTCGGCAAGCTCGGCTACCAGGTGAGCGGCTACCGCGACCCCACCCAGGCGCTGCGCGACCTGCGGGCCAACCCCGACCTGTGCGACGCCGTCGTCACCGATCTCTCGATGCCCGGCATGTCCGGGATCCGCCTCGCCCGCGAGCTGCTGGCGCTTCGCCCCGACCTGCCGGTCCTGATGACCACCGGCTACGTGCGCGCCGGCGACGAGGCGGCGGTGCGCGAGGCCGGCGTGCGGGCGCTGATCCTCAAGCCGAACACCGTCGACGAGCTCGGCAGCGCGCTCGACGCGGTGCTGCGCGGGCAGCGGGCCGCGCCGGCTGCGGCCGCGGTCAGCAGCCGCTGA
- a CDS encoding wax ester/triacylglycerol synthase family O-acyltransferase — MSYSHYDRLSALDGSFLAIESAVSHMHVGSVGLFDAKPLRGAHGGGLDQPRIMAACEASAAHNPRFRQKLAFVPLFDSPVWIDDERFNLHYHIRFTALPAPGDVRQLKRLAGRIMSTQLDRGKPLWEIWFVEGVEGDRVAIISKAHHCMIDGVSGVDLMASMMSPLAETPAAAPAHWVPRPAPSPARLLLDEARRRAAAPLLAIDAARELARAPLESLRGAVRAASGLAEAVTAGLTPASPTPLNGDIGPHRRFDWTRLDLETVKAVKHALGGTLNDVVLAIVAGAMRRFLRARGERVAALDFRVMVPVNVRAADQQGALGNRVSFLMTRLPLGERDPRQRLRAVIETTQRLKGSRQAQGAQLLEEISDHTFASLFIQMARLGAQSRSYNMVVTNVPGPPFRVYFLGSPLREVYPLVPLFENQGLGIALFSYDGGLYWGFNADWDAVPDLHDVVGDVEHELRLLADAAGATARAAAPSAARPPRRTARAPRRHPPPPRKRRPSRAARR; from the coding sequence ATGTCCTATTCCCACTACGATCGGCTCTCGGCGCTCGACGGCTCGTTCCTGGCGATCGAGAGCGCCGTCTCGCACATGCACGTCGGCTCGGTCGGCCTCTTCGATGCCAAACCGCTGCGCGGCGCCCACGGCGGCGGCCTCGACCAGCCGCGGATCATGGCCGCCTGCGAGGCAAGCGCGGCGCACAACCCGCGCTTCCGCCAGAAGCTCGCCTTCGTGCCGCTGTTCGACAGCCCGGTGTGGATCGACGACGAGCGCTTCAACCTCCACTACCACATCCGCTTCACCGCCCTCCCGGCGCCGGGCGACGTGCGCCAGCTCAAGCGCCTCGCCGGGCGGATCATGTCGACCCAGCTCGACCGCGGCAAACCGCTGTGGGAGATCTGGTTCGTCGAGGGGGTCGAGGGCGACCGCGTCGCCATCATCAGCAAGGCGCACCACTGCATGATCGACGGCGTCTCCGGCGTCGACCTGATGGCGTCGATGATGTCGCCGCTCGCCGAGACGCCCGCCGCGGCGCCCGCGCACTGGGTGCCGCGGCCGGCGCCGTCGCCGGCGCGGCTGCTGCTCGACGAGGCGCGGCGGCGGGCCGCGGCGCCGCTGCTGGCAATCGATGCGGCGCGCGAGCTGGCGCGGGCGCCGCTCGAGAGCCTGCGCGGCGCCGTCCGGGCAGCCAGCGGCCTGGCCGAAGCGGTCACCGCCGGGCTGACGCCGGCGTCGCCGACGCCGCTCAACGGCGACATCGGCCCGCACCGCCGCTTCGACTGGACCCGCCTCGACCTCGAGACCGTCAAGGCGGTCAAGCACGCCCTCGGCGGCACCCTGAACGACGTCGTGCTGGCGATCGTCGCCGGCGCCATGCGCCGCTTCCTGCGCGCCCGCGGCGAGCGGGTCGCGGCGCTCGACTTCCGCGTCATGGTGCCGGTCAACGTCCGCGCCGCCGACCAGCAGGGCGCGCTCGGCAACCGGGTCTCGTTCCTCATGACCCGGCTGCCGCTCGGCGAGCGCGATCCGCGCCAGCGGCTGCGCGCCGTGATCGAGACGACGCAGCGCCTGAAGGGCTCGCGCCAGGCGCAGGGAGCCCAGCTCCTGGAGGAGATCAGCGACCACACCTTCGCCTCGCTGTTCATCCAGATGGCCCGCCTGGGCGCGCAGTCGCGCTCCTACAACATGGTCGTGACCAACGTGCCGGGGCCGCCGTTCCGCGTCTACTTCCTCGGCTCGCCGCTGCGCGAGGTCTACCCGCTGGTGCCGCTGTTCGAGAACCAGGGCCTCGGCATCGCGCTGTTCAGCTACGACGGCGGCCTCTACTGGGGCTTCAACGCCGATTGGGACGCGGTCCCCGACCTGCACGACGTGGTCGGCGACGTCGAGCACGAGCTGCGCCTGCTCGCCGACGCCGCCGGCGCGACCGCCCGCGCCGCGGCGCCGTCCGCGGCCCGGCCGCCGCGGCGGACGGCGCGCGCCCCACGCCGCCATCCGCCGCCGCCCCGCAAGCGCCGCCCCAGCCGGGCAGCGCGGCGCTGA
- the rpmE gene encoding 50S ribosomal protein L31, whose protein sequence is MQEGIHPTYEKAMVVCACGNTFETRSTKKELHVDICSACHPFFTGKQKLLDTAGRVERFRRKYGLKDKQ, encoded by the coding sequence ATGCAGGAAGGCATCCACCCCACCTACGAAAAGGCCATGGTCGTCTGCGCCTGTGGCAACACCTTCGAGACGCGGTCGACGAAGAAGGAGCTGCACGTCGACATCTGCTCGGCCTGCCATCCCTTCTTCACCGGCAAGCAGAAGCTGCTCGATACCGCCGGCCGGGTCGAGCGCTTCCGGCGCAAGTACGGCCTGAAGGACAAGCAGTAG
- a CDS encoding transposase, protein MPERHRGWHERGYLPHFDAADTAQAITYRLADALPRHVQHDRRRAQSVLDRGRGNCILQRPEVAREVIDAWRYFDGIRYRLHAWVVMPNHVHVVATILAGHALSRTVHSWKSFTAHRIRARTRQRGRIWHPDYWDRFIRDDEHFRTAVEYVEYNPVLAGLARRPEQWLFSSAYHGAGAA, encoded by the coding sequence ATGCCGGAGCGCCATCGAGGCTGGCACGAGCGAGGATACCTGCCGCATTTCGACGCCGCCGACACAGCGCAGGCGATCACCTATCGGCTCGCCGATGCGCTGCCCCGCCACGTTCAGCACGACCGTCGGCGAGCGCAGTCGGTCCTCGATCGCGGGCGCGGCAACTGCATTCTGCAGCGCCCCGAGGTGGCGCGCGAAGTGATCGATGCCTGGCGGTACTTCGATGGCATCCGATACCGCCTGCACGCATGGGTGGTCATGCCGAATCACGTGCACGTGGTCGCCACGATACTCGCCGGCCACGCACTCTCCCGAACCGTGCACTCGTGGAAGTCGTTCACCGCCCATCGCATCCGTGCCCGCACCCGCCAGAGGGGTCGAATCTGGCATCCTGACTACTGGGACCGGTTCATCCGCGACGACGAGCACTTCCGCACCGCCGTCGAGTATGTGGAGTACAATCCGGTACTGGCCGGCCTGGCGCGGAGGCCCGAGCAATGGCTCTTCAGCTCAGCCTACCACGGCGCTGGCGCAGCGTGA